A segment of the Salvelinus namaycush isolate Seneca chromosome 3, SaNama_1.0, whole genome shotgun sequence genome:
catagtcagtataacactacatacccatagtcagtataacactacatacccataTTTCTGCCCACAAGTacagtcagtataacactacatacccatagtcagtataacactaaatacccatagtcagtataacactacatacccatagtcagtataacactacatactcatagtcagtataacactacatacccatagtcagtataacactatatactcatagtcagtataacactatatacccatagtcagtataacactacatacccatagtcagtataacactatatacccatagtcagtataacactacatacccatagtcagtataacactacatacccataTTTCTGCCTACAAGTacagtcagtataacactacatacccatagtcagtataacactacatacccatagtcagtataacactatatacccatagtcagtataacactacatacccatagtcagtataacactacatacccataTTTCTGCCTACAAGTacagtcagtataacactacatacccatagtcagtataacactacatacccatagtcagtataacactacatacccatagtcagtataacactacatacccatagtcagtataacactatatacccatagtcagtataacactacatacccatagtcagtataacactacatacccatagtcagtataacactacatacccatagtcagtataacactacatacccataTTTCTGCCCACAAGTacagtcagtataacactacatacccatagtcagtataacactaaatacccatagtcagtataacactacatacccatagtcagtataacactacatactcatagtcagtataacactacatacccatagtcagtataacactacatacccatagtcagtataacactacatacccatagtcagtataacactacatactcatagtcagtataacactatatacccatagtcagtataacactatatacccatagtcagtataacactatatactcatagtcagtataacactatatacccatagtcagtataacactacatacccatagtcagtataacactatatacccatagtcagtataacactatatacccatagtcagtataacactatatacccatagtcagtataacactacatacccataTTTCTGCCCACAAGTACAGTCAGTACTGCTACACTACTTCAGACTGTGCAGGAAAGCCCATGCCTGTATCCATACATTTCTGTAGGCTTCTCACCCTGAGGCTCTGCAGTTCCTTTTCCTTCTCCTGGCGCAGGGCAGCTAGCTGCTCCGAGTACTGACGTGACAACTCCTCTGTCTTAAACTGAATGGTGCTACTGCTGCACTGACCGGCCAGCTGGATgaaaacagatacagagagagacaagtTAGTTAAGGAAGTTGGTTCTATGAGAAAAATTCTACAGTCAGATACTATAGTTAAGTAATCTTGTGCAGGAAGAATTGGTAAGAGTTTATTCTAGCTCTGAAGTGAGATAGGTTAGAGTCAGAGATGGAGAGTAAAGTTAGAATACCTTCTGTTTGAGCATCTCGTTCTCCTTCTCCAGGGCTCGGTAGCTGCCCTCCAGTTCTCTAATGCGGAACTCTCTGCCTGAGTCTGTACTGTGGCTGCTCAGGATCTGAGTCTCCAGGGTCCGCTGGCTGGAGCTGCTCTCCTTCAGAGATATCtatatggatggatggacagagtTGCTCACACATATACTGTATGCACCCATTGCACTAACATACATGGCAGAGGAGGTGTACATACAGGCAAACCCACACAAGCAACACACAGtggaagacacacacaaacaaactcccccaacacacacacctacctgtaGCTGTCTGTTGTTCTCTCGTACGGCCTCTAGGAGGCGGTCATACTGCTCAGCCTGGTCAGCCTTGAAGCTTAAGTCTCTCTCCAGGGTCTCCTTCTCACTCTCCAGACGCTGGGAGAACAGAGACCAAAGTATTTTTTGTTGTCGTGAAGAAAGTAACATTAGTACTTtcaaaaaagttatactttaaggaaaatggTTTTATACATTTGTACATTTTAATGTTTAGCTCACAGAATtgaatttaaaagtatgcattaacagcatcccctgtcagtcatctagtgcAGTGGTTCCAAACCAGGGGTACctctgggggtacttggcctatccttagggggtacttgagaagacccATGACACCATAggcttactggtaaaatgcatgtgagggggtacttcaggggtactcagGGCAGAGCAAAAaacagttggtggtacagtaaccgaaaaaggATGGGAACCACCAATCTAGTGCATTTATAAATCATTAACAGAGACAGATGCAGTAATACTCTGTTAGACTGCCTACATGTATATTTCAATGGGACAGTTTAGAAAAGAGCCATTAGGGGCTATTTTAGGGGCCCGCTCCCCAGGTCTTACCCTCAGGTCCTCTGACATGTGGATCAGCTCCTCCCTCAGGCTGCTGAAGGTGGTCAGCAGGAGACGCATTGTCTTGTCAGCTGTCATACGGGTctgagagagcgggagagagggggggaggaggtcagagaagaTATGTGAGAAAAACAAGACTGACAGGAGAGAGTGATTAatagagggaaagacagagagggaatgTTCTGGGAGAACACTGTTAAACAGCCAATAGAAACAGGTGTTACCTGCAGCAGGTAACGGATCTGCTGTTTGGTCAGTTCAGATGCTCCTTTGGGGATCAGGGCCTcgatgtcctctctctccatctggacaaatacacacacacacacgtttagtCTTTCATGTTTCCAATGGTTACCTTCTTCTAAAGAGCACTTTGAGTACCTAGTGAGAAAATGAAGTTACTAACAAAACCATTGTGCTTTTCCCTaatgcattcaaaaagtattcagactccttccctttttacacattttgttacattacaggctACAAGTAtacaagtattcagactctttgctatgagacacatagttgacctccatcattcttaaaagggagaagtttagaaccaccaagactcttcttagcgctggccgcctggccaaactgagcaatcgggggagaagggccttggtcagggaggtgaccaagaacccgatggtcactctgacaaagctccagagttcctctgtggaaatgggagaaccttccagaaggacaaccatctctgcagcactccaccaatcaggcctttatggtagagtggccagacggaagccactcctcagtaaaaggcacgacagcccagTTCTAGTTTCccgaaaaggcacctaaagtactctcagaccatgagaaacaagattctctggtctgatgaaaccaagatggaactctttggcctgaatgccaagtgtcatgtctggaggaaatctgccaccatccctatggtggtggcagcatcatgctgtggggatgtttttcagcggcacggactgggagactagtcaggatcgagggaaagatgaacgtagcaaagtacagagagatccttgatgaaatgctgctccagagcgctcaagacctcagactgaggcgaaggttccccttccaacaggacaacgaccctaagcacacagcgaagacaacgcaggagtggcttctggacaagtctctgaatgtccttgagtggcccatccagagcccggacttgaacccgatcaaacatctctggaaacctgaaaatagctgtgcagtgacgctccccatccaacctgacagagcttgagatgatctgcagagaatgggaaaaactctccaaatacaggtgtgccacgcttgcagtgtcatacccaagaagactcgaaggctataatcacttccaaaggtgcttcaacaaagtactgtgtaaagggtctgaatacttatgtaaatgtcatatttattttttaaatatttttttatacatttgcacaccaaaaatctaaacctgtttttactttgtaattatggggtattgtttgtagattgatgagagaataagactgtaacgtggtctgaatactttcagaatgcactgtaactgTTTAAACCGTACAGTACAAGACTTATATGATGTACTGTGTAAAACCATCATGGCAGCCGCCCCTCCGTCCCCGCTGTACCTTGTAGTCGTTGCTGGGGTCCAGGAGGTGTTTcctgggagagagatggaaaggtaAACACTGAAGAACATGACAGGTCAtgaggcacgcacacacacacacgcacacacacgcacacacttagtCTAATCCTAATCAGACTGGTCTATAAATCATTGCTGTGTCTCTACACAGGTTCACATGGATGCAGAAGGACAGGGAAACAGAGGGGTGTGTTTGCTCAGTGAATCACAGGCACTATGAGTAAACAGAGAgtctagagaaagagagaggtctgACTGACAATTGTAATTACAGGACTCCTTGGGAAACATTGTTGCTGAGCAGATTATCCCAAAAAACATTAGGGAGTTGTACATTCCACAGCGTTACTGTACATATTATATGGCCTAGCTAGTGAGTCTAGAAAGTTTATGTAAAATGTGTTGACTATGACTACTAGAGACTGTTCTTTAATGGCTCCAGGAGCGTTATATTCCCCCAAAACTGTAGTCTCTATGGGTTACAGAGTAGCAGTGCCTGCGCCTCAAACCTCATCCAGTATTTTATGACCTAATCTGACAAACCTCATACAGTATTTTATGATCTAGCATGACAAATTGAATTAGAGCAAGTGTGACATTCTGAACCAAGTGTgaaactgaggagaggagagccagAGCTAACACTGATTATTGAAATACTCAACCAGCACCCGAAACTACCCCTACAGTATAGAAGGAGATAGAGTTACTGTACTTTCTCCCTTTGGTTTCTGTCTTGCTTCCTTATTGTTTTTTTTAGTATGTTATGTTTTATGGTTGGTGCTGGAGGAAAAACAAAGCTATAACAAAGCTATAAGCCCTACACATTAATAAGGCTTTATGTTGAAAAACCTAAACCCACCGTCCGCGTATCTTGGCCACGTGTTCTGAGATGCACGTGTGGATGTCACAGTTCTTCCTATAAACCTCCGCCAGCAGCTCTCCAAAGAAACGTGTGTCCATCTTCACCACTGGTTGTACCTCCCTCACCTTGCACTTTATCTTCACCTGAGACACGTTCTCTatcaccctctccaccaccctctcCTCCACACTGTCCTCTTCTACCTCCtgaggaaaaagagagggaaaaaGTTCAATCTTACACATCAATCTATCACAAGCAAAAGAGAGAGACATCTACAATCATTGAATCAATTACCCTACAGTCGGTttcctacaacacaacacatgcaACTGTTCCTTGCCCCAAAAATACTGATTTAATCATATAATTTTCGGTATGGTAAAacgttttcagtgtaaacttaaatgactaaaactagatataaagtatgtagaaaagataatggaacAATATATTATTTAATAAGTACATTTTGGGGAACAAAGAGTcaccaaaataaaaactaaaCAGTCAGAGAGAATCTAAAATGCAAAAAATGGCATGGcatggggcccccattgattttgctATAATGTCTGAGCAGTCACTCAGATCGCAATAGAACACGGCATGAGCCactgcaaaatgtgtagaatggcACATTTTCTCTCAGCTCAATGGaagaatgtgtagaattgcaggaaattagctttgaaAATGCAATTATTCTCTCAGCCCCATGACAAAATgaatagaattgcaggaaactatCTTTAAAATGCTCTTTCCGCCCCCAAACTATGTAGAATTGAAGGCTTTAAAACCGCAAAATGTTGTCTCTGCGGCCAACAGGAGGGCCTCTAACAGAGCTCTGCTACCCGACCCGAGCTCGACGGGCCCCGACGTTATACATCGCGTTAGGACCGGGTATAGCCTgtttttcatcaataactagggtacgggtaGTGCTTGGGTATCACTAAATTGATCACTAACATTTTGAAGCTGAGCCATTTGCTTAGAGTAACCAAAAGTAGCTTACGTCTCTTTGGTCGTAGAGCAGAGCCAGagatacttttgaggagatgggaaactccATTGGAATCATATTAATAGTACACAGACAGAGCAGAGTGCATGCAGAGCGAGCTGACCGTGCGCAGGAAGCGATcaagtgagacagagaggagcagttaACGGATTTACTAACGGAGGAAGTTTTCTGATTTCGGGCAGGGCCTTAAATTTGGCAGAAGCAATTTGGCCTGGGTAGGGAACGTCACGggcatgggtagggtagggccttaAAATTCATGCCTGTGCAGGGCTCTAGCCTCTAATAAACATTTACGCTAATTTGACAacagctgtatcccttctagccatgacccttTTTTGTGCTATAACCCATTTTTTATGGTTCTTCATAGAACCATTATTGagaatggttctataaagaaccgtTCTTAAAGAACCGTTCTTAATCTCAAAGGTTCTACAAAGAACATTTTGAAGAAACATACAGGGTTTTACTTCTGGTAGCGATATTAAAATTCCATCGGTGTTAATTCACAAGTTGAATGAGGTGTGCTAGCCCTGGAACAGCTGGAggtccctgaggagagaattGAGAACCTCTGATTTTGTCAACAGTCCACAACCGACACAAGGCCTTAAAGGAGTCTTTCAAAAGACACCATAACTAACCCTAGTCATATTTAACATGTAAAGACAAAACACAACAGCTGTGAGCAAACCACGCCGTAAAATATTTAGAATGAGCCGCCGCCCCTACATTTTACAGGTCAGTACAGGCAGAACCATCATGCTCTCACAACACTGGCTCAGTTTCCACTTCATCCACTCAGCGACTGGTTCAGCGACTGGATCCTGGTGCCTCATAATGGCTGGCTGTCCTATATCAGGACAATCAATAGATAGGGCCCGTCTATTGTAGGCAATAGCTTAATAGCTGCCGCGGTCACTCTAGACCAAAGGGCGAGACACtctagactagaggtcgaccgattaaacggaatggccgattaatcgggccgatttcaagttttcataacaatcggaaatcggtatttttgggcgccgattttattttatttattttttaaattttacacctttatttaatctttatttaactaggcaagtcagttaagaacacattcttattttcaatgacggcctaggacgggcagaatgacagattttttaccttgtcagctcgggggatccaatcttgcaaccttacagttaactagtccaatgctctaacacctgattacattgcactccacgaggagcctgcctgttagcgaatgcagtaagctaaggtaagttgctagctagcattaaacttatcttataaaaaacaatcaatcaatgactgtcattgctccaatgtgtacttaaccataaacatcaatgcctttcttaaaatcaatacacaagtatatatttttaaacctgcatatttagctaaaagaaatccaggttagcaggcaatattaaccaggtgaaattgtgtcatttctcttgcgttcattgcacgcagagtcagggtatatgcaacagtttgggccgcctggctctttgcgaactaatttgccagaattttacgtaattatgacaacattgaaggttgtgcaatgtaacaggaatatttagactcatggatgccacccgttagataaaatacggaacggaataaacgttttgttttcgaggtgatagtttccggattagtcaaagctatatggtttagagagaaatagtcgacgcgttataattcctgtaataacttgcggctgaatttgaaaggggttccttcgttattttaccgttcatgtcttccatagagaatgtcttgatctacttcaaataaggtctgtgtttcgtgcaggcttaaaccacCTCggcgttttgatacccgtgtaaatctcactaggataaggtaacgtttgtcaacatattttcataaagccactctacaattttttttatcttcgcttatatttagccaatattgatcagagttaccttgtcctatggatatctacacagttataaaattggcacggtgatgtaagcctacacgaaacacagaccttattttaagtgaatctaaaaaatatcctatggaataaatgaaggaaccgcttttcagattttgctagaaggtgtcatgggaattatgactcgcactttggtcgtcaattcttaccatgcccattattaaaataggatttcctgcatatagaaattaaagtttttgttttcaacattcatcacaggtaacttaaactctatttttattcaaacagttgagagtatttgtctcctaagcagactcttcagtatcattgtcacttcagagctgtgtgcgtgtgtgtgtatttatgtattatattaagttaaaataaaagtgttcattgttcattcagtattgttgcaattgtcattattacaaaaatgtgtgtgtgtgtgtatgatatatatatatatattttttttttattaaaaagaaaaaaaaaaaaaaaacggccgattaattggtatcggctttttttgtcctccaataatcggtatcggtattgaaaaatcataatcggtcgacctctactctagacccaaactgctcagacctatatctatcctatcctgcctttctaaggtcttcgaaagccaagttaacaaacagatcaccgaccattaagaatcccaccgtaccttctccgctatgcaatatGGTTTCCGAGTTGGTCatgagtgcacctcagccacgctcaaggtcctaaatgatatcataaccgccatcgataagagacaatactgtgcacctgtattcatcgacctggccaaggctttcgactctgtcaatcaccacattcttatcagcagactcaacagccttggtttctcaaatgactgcctcgcctggttcaccaactacttctcagacagagctcagtgtgtcaaatcagagggcctgttgtccggacctctggcagtctctatgggggtgccacagggttcaatcctcgggccgactcttttctctgtatacatcaataatgtcgctcttgctgctggtgtgtctctgatccacctctacgcagacgacaccattctgtatacttctggcccttcttttgacactgtgttaactaacctccagacgagcttcaatgccatacaactctccttccgtggcctccaactgctcttaaatgcaagcaaaactaaatgcatgctcttcaaccgatcgctgcccacacctacctacccgtccagcatcactactctggacggttctgacttagaatatgtggacaactacaaatacctaggtgtctggttagactgtaaactctccttccagactcacatcaaacatctccaatccaaagcatccttcactcatgctgccaaacataccctagcaaaactgactatcctaccgatccttgacttcggcgatgtcatttacaaaatagcctccaacactctactcagcaaattggatgcagtctatcacagtgccatccgttttgtcaccaaagccccatatactacccaccactatgACCTGTATGcgctcattggctggccctcgcttcatatccgtcgccaaacccactggctccaggtcatctataagtcgttgctagataaagccccgccttatctcagctcactggtcaccatagcagcacccacccgcagcacgcgctccagcaggtatatttcactggtcacccccaaagccaattcctccttcggccacctttccttccagttctctgctgccaatgactggaatgaactgcaaaaatcactgaagctggagactcatatctccctcactagctttaagcaccagctgtcagagcagctcacagatcactgcacctgtacatagccaatctgtaaatagcccatccaactacctcatcaccatattgttatttattttgctcctttgcaccccagtatcgcTACTTGcacatcttctgcacatctatcacccaagtgtttaatttgccatactgtaataatttcgccactatggcctttttattgcctcacccccttattctacctcatttgcacacactgtatatagactttctctattgtattattgactgtatgtttggtTATACCATgttttaactctgtgttgttgtttgtgtcgcactgctttgctttatcttggccaggtcgcagttgtaaatgagaacttgttctcaactagcctacctggttaaataaaggttaaattaaaaataaatgtaaaaagaaATTGCGTTGACAACGTCAGAGAAAAATAATGGGCTGTAGAAAGAGTCTCAGATGTCCCTTGATGTAATATCTTGGCTAATTCACAAATCTAGAAATCGGATGTTTATGTTTTTGGCCTGAACTGATCAGAGTTTCAGTCTGGTTTCGCCTGGTTTCACTGCCAGTAGACTGAGAGAAGATAATGTTCTCTGTCTGATCTCTTCCTCCATATCAAATTTCAAACCATGGTAGGTGTGGTTGAGCCGCACAGCAGCCAGTCAGGCCAGATTCCAAAGGGGAGACTGAGCCAATAGGAAACTATGGTTTTCAGCTGGTTAGGTTTATGTTCACACTtaaagcacgcacacacactgataTGTTTGGGTGCAAATGAGAATGGGGTAATTATCACTGCCCCTtagatttatttcaccttttactGAAATGTTTTTTAGGTAGTCTCCATTATCAATGTTTCTAACCCTGACATttattctgaatgcaggttgccaGTGTATAAAAATCCCAACGGTTGGATgtcctaactctggctggattccaataggaattatatatcactttgcaagccagcataatgtgacttgaaggcctgatgtggcctgtaaatcTGTAGGTCCCTAACACCACTGTGTTGTGGTAAAACATGGCAATCAAAGTAAGGCATTATGAAATATGTAACGTATTGTCGTAAACagtttatataatatatatatataaactcagaa
Coding sequences within it:
- the LOC120043803 gene encoding protein POF1B-like, translated to MKIGSTRACCFLPQVLLCSPNRLSGSQLQGQACHHNLYQLPLFHWKNPWNVSISDTPNQEPGKVQGHSSSTRVIIPKTQQCRQEREVEEDSVEERVVERVIENVSQVKIKCKVREVQPVVKMDTRFFGELLAEVYRKNCDIHTCISEHVAKIRGRKHLLDPSNDYKMEREDIEALIPKGASELTKQQIRYLLQTRMTADKTMRLLLTTFSSLREELIHMSEDLRRLESEKETLERDLSFKADQAEQYDRLLEAVRENNRQLQISLKESSSSQRTLETQILSSHSTDSGREFRIRELEGSYRALEKENEMLKQKLAGQCSSSTIQFKTEELSRQYSEQLAALRQEKEKELQSLRTQLTRITTEYTTERSGDKSLQLRITQLLTTLEQREVVIKRQEEEIWRLQQQKSDSAKNVTTTTITKRYSNQYPLLGLLSDDFQSTLPVKDAKTIVIESRTGEIIKQEGTTRRP